From a region of the Oryzias melastigma strain HK-1 linkage group LG4, ASM292280v2, whole genome shotgun sequence genome:
- the sra1 gene encoding steroid receptor RNA activator 1 — protein MEDTYVKPGNQERGWNDPPQFSYALHMARGPPRNLLNKRVAVPADSGPGDRPAAHPSANPLGPPPCGVAQPPGSVGPPPSGIAPPPLLSAGPPPAGVTTSFHHHEPINTQGDTGVSQSEPSLDLVMSVLKRALQACRASVTDYVCNEMEKRLRLLEDSWRSEKLSFPVKRRMEVLTRELQMGNWSSADEVHRSLMVDHVTEVSQWMVGVKRLIAETQNLSPELLDTLKNPTEPNQDSEEPAPDPAPLS, from the exons ATGGAGGACACTTACGTTAAACCCG GGAACCAGGAGCGGGGCTGGAATGACCCCCCCCAGTTCTCATACGCCCTTCACATGGCCCGTGGGCCTCCGAGGAACCTCCTGAACAAGAGAGTGGCTGTTCCTGCGGATTCAG GCCCTGGAGACCGTCCCGCAGCCCATCCCTCTGCCAATCCGTTGGGGCCACCCCCATGTGGTGTAGCCCAGCCCCCAGGAAGTGTAGGTCCACCCCCTAGCGGTATCGCCCCGCCCCCTTTATTATCAG CTGGACCCCCCCCTGCCGGAGTGACCACGTCTTTTCATCACCATGAACCAATTAACACTCAGGGAGACACAGgcgtcagccaatcagagcccAGCCTGGATCTGGTGATGTCTGTACTGAAGCGAGCGCTGCAGGCCTGCAGAGCGTCTGTGACG GATTACGTCTGTAATGAAATGGAGAAGAGGCTCCGCCTCCTAGAAGACAGCTGGAGGTCAGAAAAGCTCAGTTTCCCCGTGAAGAGGCGCATGGAGGTCCTGACACGAG AGTTGCAGATGGGGAACTGGAGTTCAGCGGATGAGGTCCATCGCTCTCTGATGGTTGATCATGTGACTGAGGTCAGCCAGTGGATGGTCGGTGTCAAACGACTCATTGCAGAGACCCAGAATCTGAGTCCTGAACTCCTTGATACACTAAAGAACCCAACAGAACCAAACCAGGACTCTGAAGAACCAGCACCAGATCCAGCTCCCCTCTCCTGA